One region of Corvus moneduloides isolate bCorMon1 chromosome 15, bCorMon1.pri, whole genome shotgun sequence genomic DNA includes:
- the FAM114A2 gene encoding protein FAM114A2 — protein MSEEDSGENLKEETSYKDENEQKTEELGCSESRERREQETVPVTRKRPEPKPPSQPAATEKPAAETIKVSDPPAVQTGWGYWGSWGKSLLSTASATVATVGQGISNVIEKAETSLGIPSPSEISSESKDATRGSENPAGSNANAADDGSSFPIAGALEVLSTISTAVQSTGKSVISGGLDALEFIGKKTMDVIAEGDPGFKKTKGLINRTSTLSQVLREAKEKEEQQTATEVTMATEKKAHYGLLFDEFQGLSHLEALEMLSRESESKVKAVLNALSGEKLDTLQEEMEQLKEAFSLPEFFEEEEEEKKGDEEFTKEVTELFSELHISSKPEKVITVRTSAHEWIAQFNSSLSKEEKESEENQEVESRDGDQDAKKSVEDIHAFAIRSLAELTACSIEMFHKTAALFLYGQKQEVTATDRAKSLSQLTIMLCKELSAFSKEFTTCLTTAGVKEKADVLNPLITGVFLEASNSASYIQDAFQLLLPVLQISLIEARTELSQ, from the exons ATGTCTGAGGAAGACAGTGGTGAAAATCTGAAAGAAGAAACCTCTtacaaagatgaaaatgaaCAGAAGACAGAGGAACTTGGCTgctctgagagcagggaaaggagagaacaAGAGACTGTGCCTGTGACTCGGAAAAGACCTGAACCCAAGCCCCCAAGCCAGCCTGCTGCCACAGAAAAGCCTGCAGCTGAAACCATCAAG gTCTCAGATCCTCCTGCAGTTCAGACAGGGTGGGGCTACTGGGGAAGCTGGGGGAAATCTCTTCTGTCAACTGCGTCTGCTACCGTAGCTACTGTAG GTCAAGGAATTTCAAATGTcatagaaaaagcagaaacaagcCTTGGGATCCCCAGTCCTAGTGAAATCTCATCAGAGTCTAAAGACGCTACAAGAG GAAGTGAGAATCCTGCTGGCAGCAATGCCAATGCAGCGGATGATGGCAGCTCCTTCCCTATTGCTGGGGCTCTTGAAGTTTTATCAACCATCTCTACTGCTGTCCAAAGCACA GGTAAAAGTGTTATTAGTGGAGGTCTGGATGCCTTGGAATTCATCGGGAAAAAGACAATGGATGTAATAGCTGAGGGAGACCCTGGATTCAAAAAAACAAAGGGCCTGATAAACAGAACCTCCACGTTATCTCAG gtctTACGAGaggcaaaggagaaagaagagcagcagaCAGCTACCGAGGTTACCATGGCTACTGAGAAGAAAGCCCATTATGGGTTACTGTTTGATGAGTTTCAGGGTCTTTCACATCTGGAGGCCTTGGAGATGCTTTCCAGAGAGAGTGAATCAAAG GTGAAAGCAGTTCTGAATGCCCTCTCTGGAGAGAAGTTGGACACACTGCAGGAGGAAATGGAACAACTcaaagaagcattttctttaCCTGAATTCtttgaagaagaagaggaagaaaagaagg GAGATGAGGAGTTCACAAAAGAAGTAACAGAGCTGTTTTCAGAATTGCACATCTCCTCCAAGCCAGAAAAAGTGATCACG GTGAGGACATCTGCTCATGAGTGGATAGCACAATTCAACAGCAGtctttctaaagaagaaaaagaaagtgaagaaaaccaAGAAGTAGAATCCAGAGATGGTGACCAGGATGCTAAGAAATCAGTAGAG GACATTCATGCATTTGCCATAAGAAGCCTGGCAGAACTGACAGCCTGCTCCATTGAAATGTTTCACAAAACTGCAGCTTTGTTTCTCTATGGTCAGAAACAGGAGGTGACAGCCACAGACAGAGCCAAGTCCCTTTCACA ACTGACGATCATGCTGTGTAAAGAACTGTCAGCTTTCTCTAAAGAGTTCACAACGTGCTTAACAACTGCAGGG GtcaaagagaaagcagatgTGCTTAATCCCTTAATCACTGGAGTGTTTTTGGAG gCTTCAAACAGTGCTTCCTATATCCAAGATGCCTTCCAGCTCTTGCTGCCTGTACTGCAGATCTCTCTTATTGAGGCTAGAACGGAACTATCACAGtaa